In Aspergillus fumigatus Af293 chromosome 6, whole genome shotgun sequence, the genomic window AGTGCAGAGTTGAAAAGTCCAGGGTTACATATAACGTGCTATGCGATGTGTGACGAGATGGGTATGTCAATCTTCTAGCTTTATCCATGCCAAATGTCATTTCGCTCAATCCCAATAGCCGGTACCTTGAGGTTTGCAGAGCTTAAGCCTGACATGCCAAATGCTTTTTTCTCATCTCGGCCAAGTCAAGCCCTGGAGTCGATGCAGCGGCCTAGGGTGAATGTTCCATCTCGCGATATCGACGACACTCCGATCAACGCAAATGATCGAGGAGCAGATGATATtgagaatgatgattggCTCTTTGATGACTTGATGGATACAGGTATCCCATTACTCAACCTGCCGTGGATACAGACTTATCAATTTTGAGCAGACGTGCCAGGCAACTGGGTTGGCGTCAACCAGTCAACCAGCACATCTCGTAGTCGGGCTGAGGAGAAAGGCTCAAAAGAATGCAACTCTGCGAATTCACTTCCTGGAAATGAGAAAGGGTCGCCTCGACTAGGCAATGGCAGGTATGCATGCAACCACAGATGCAAGGACAAGACAACGTAGGTACCATCCGATTGCTATCCATCGCAAATGAAACTGAACTATGCGTAGATGCAAGCACCTCTGCTGCCGAGAAGGCCTCGAGAAGCCACCCAAACTCACTCGGAAGCAGTCTACTAACGGCAATCAGGTGAAGAGTGGGCTTAACCAGCTGACACTCTCAGCCAGCATTCCTAGAACAAAGGCTGGGAGGACCTCGACGATTGAGGCTCGGGATAAGGGTAGTGGCAAGACACACACAAAGAACGTGGAATCCACGGGCATCAACTCAGATATCACTGATACCGGGGACATTTTCCACCTCAGCTTCACCAGTCATGTCTCCAAGTCACAATGCTCTTCAAGTGACTATGGTGATGATAGCTTTGACGACTTGCCATCGCCATCAAAACTGCTAGTGGGGTTTACTACGGGCACGACTCAAGTAAACGAGAAGACCAGAGCAAATGTCAATCAATGCGATGATATTGCCGAGGCAGATGATACTTGGACCGACGTCGACGATTTGTTCACGTATACAGTTCGACCTTCTTCCACTAACTCGCCAGAACAAGTCAAAATCCACACTGGCACATCAGCCAACGGAAAGCAAGATCAGACATCAGTGCCACCGGATAACCCCGTATTTGAACGAAGTGTAGTCTCAACCAAGAACGCCATTCCAAGGGCTTCTGAGACCGACGTCGGCAAAGGGCTTGACCCATCTCGAGTCTCAGATGAGCACCGCGAACGAAAGAGGGGCCTCTCATGGCTGTGTGAAGGTGCCCTCTCTGATGAaaggatggagaaaagaaCGAAGCACAATGAGCCTGGCCAGATTCCTAGCGGTCAAGTTGAAACTGCTTTAGAGATAAACACCAGCGTTCAGGGATTTGCGAATCCACCAGAGGTGCCAAAAGATTGGGATGACATCGACCCCGCTCTGCTGGATGAATTCAAAGACATTGTTAATTTTTTCTAGACGATATTATAAAGGAGAAGCAAACGTCATACAAGCGTGGAAGGCATGACATATGGAATTTGAGGCCCTGATGAGATTTATAGTGTTGTTTGTCGAAGTTCAAGGGTAAGTTACAAGGGTGGACTCGCATATCTGTATACCATATATGAGACTGTAGCAGATTCATAACTTCTTTATTAGACATTCTAACAAAGAGTGCAAGGGATTTTGTTCTTGTCTGCTACTATTCTGTTTTATGCCTTTCACTGTTTACTACTTTTGTAGAGAAGCCCAGCGAAAGCAACAGATAGCAGAAGAAAGCACAACAGTGAATGGTATCGCTAGAGTACATGGCAACCTCCGTGAAGTTCAACGCCTAGCGCGTCCTGGAGGCAGGGCATCCCACTAGATGACTTGAGATGTGATACATTCAGAGAGAAAACGACCTACCTAtgtcttttctctctctcattgTCCTTTGTCTGTCCACTTTCTCTGAATCCGTCAAAGACGACGAGTCAGGTATACAAGCCCTCCCATTTCCAAGAGGAGTCATGCTATCATCTTATGGTGTGTTATTCACATCGCAATCTCTGATCTCGCGAGTTAACTGTTACTTCTAGCCTCTCTAGACTTCTTTCTCACGAGATTTCCTGAGCGTGTTAGCATTGCACTTCAACCATCTTAATACTCCCTGACCATCAAGGTAAGTGCATCCTTCTGTGTCCCTCTCCATGCACATCGATCCGCGTCTTGGGTCTCTGCGAGTTCCTCACAAGGCCCAACAGTCAAGCTTCGACCCTTTCTTCGACTCGAGAACAAGTACTGACGCTTGCTTTTGGACAGGACAAACGTCCGTCAGACGGCTGCCCAAGATGGGTAAGTTGAACTACTCAGCTGTAAGTTGTCCCTTTCCAAAAAAAATCTTCGCTCTGATACAGACTAACACCGTGACAACAGAGGAAAATCACAGGCCTTAAGGCCGGACAAGCCGTATCCAAGGATTTGGTAAGTTCTTCTATAACCTGAATTCCAGAGATACATACTGACACTGTCACCTCACAGAAAAAGAGAGTCACTCCCGGCATTGGCGCGAAAGCTGCAGCAAGAGATCCGAATGTGGAAATCGACGTTTCGGGCAAGGAACTGACCGATGAAGGCTTTGCCGAATTCATTGATGACCTGATCACTTGCATGAAGTACCGCGATGAGGAACACCCTGAGGGCTCTGCCAAGGTGATCGAGTTGCATTTGCAGGGCAACCAGCTCACGATCGTATCGCTCCGGAAGCTATCTGAAGTTATCAAGCTTAGTATCGCTGATCTTCGAGAACTGGACATCTCCCATAACAACTTTGTGGTTTGCACCCCCGAAGAGCAGGAGATATGGCACCACTTTCTTGACTCGTTCAAGGACTGTTTCTTGCTCAAGAAAGTCGATTTCGGAAACAATCCACTTGGACCGAAGGGAATCGAGATCCTGGCGCGTGTTTACATGCAAAGCGACCTGGACTTTCTGGAAGCCGATGCTGATGCGGTCGTTGGGATAAACGGCGAGGGAGACCACGAAGGCGACACAATCGCAGACGGACTGGAAAATCTCAAGATCAATGGCAAGGACAACGAAGCTACCAAGAAGGTGTCCTCGAAGCAATCGcccaagaagagcaaggttGCACAGCAGAATGGTAAGTCAAGCATTCAGTCATCTTAAGTAGCTTACACTGACGATATGCTCTTTTAGGTTCTTCTCACCCTACTTGCGCCACGAAGAAGCTGACCTATGCAGAGCTCGAGCGATATGCCTGCACTCGAGGCCTGCGCTCGGTCCCGTTCCTTATCATTTCCAACACCAACTTGACCAGCAGTTGCGCTGTGCACCTGTCAAGCATGTTGAGCATGCATCGCAATCCTGAGCAGCTCTTGGCTTTTCTACCTAGTGGCAAAGGTCCCATCCtgccagaagaagcagaacaaTGCAAGGGCATCATATGGCTCCCGAATGACGGCCTTGGTCCGAATGAATGCAAGCTCCTTGACAAAGCCGAGTTGGTGCGCGAGTACAAGTCTAACGATGACACTGCAAACGACGAGCTTAGTGGGGACGATGGCCAGAATGCGGCACAGCGCAAGCTGCAAAAAAAGCTGGACATCGAGCACGCCAGACTCGCCAAGAGAGTGTGTATTGAGGCTTTAAAGAAAGAGGGAGTACACAGCAACGATATCTGGAGAGTCgcgttgaagatgatgattgtCTCCCGCGCTTTGCTTTTGAATGACAAAGATCGCGCCGTCGAAGCTCCCTCTGAGGCGGAGTCTTCAGGCGTTGGGGAGACTGATGAGAcggtcgaagaagaagaaaaggaagcagaagaaacCGTCGAGCAGAGTCCAGAATACGTCTTCGACGAATATGAGCTCCTCGAAACTATTACAGCCGGGCCCTTCCATCCCGGTGCTAAGTACTTTGAGATCAACTTTCCCTCTTTGCAACAAGTTCAACAGGCTCAACAAACCAACGGCCATGACAAAGACGTCCAGTCTCGAGAGACAAAGGAATCTACGCCGCCGAGCCAGCCCACTCGCTCAGGAAAGGGTAAAAGCCATCCTAGTTCGGTCGCTCGCACCTCTCGTAAGCGAGAATGGCGTTTCGGACTGCCCTTTGCTTTCTGGCGTCAGATTATCGCGGATGCAGTCGGCGCTGACGGTATTCTCAGTTACCAGCAGCAAGTCCGCATCATGGCTTACGCTGCCGATTGGAATGCTGTAAGCTATGAGCTGACCATCAAAGGAGcagaagatcatcagcaGATTTGGAAGTTCCTTGAGACTGTCAAATGCATCACCTACAGCTCTTTGACTTGAGAGTGAGATGTATCAGGCGCCCTTGAAGACCGAGAGAATCCTCCATATTAAGTACAAAGCGACGTCCTTTTCTGGAGACATGGACTCACTTATCAAAAACAAactggaaaaaaaaaaagaaaagaaaagaaaagaaaagaaaagaaaaaaacaaaagaaaaacaagaaaagacgacaaaaaaaaagaattcAAATTTTGGGTTTATCAGGTTTCATGCTGTCATGATAAATTATTTTCGGGTTTAGCTGGACTTTTCAGGCTTCAGAAAAACAGGATGAAATAAGTTCTTGTATGTAGAGGCTGATTGAATTCACTGAACATCCGATACTCTGatcttctgtctctgtaGTCGATATTATTCAAATTCATCAGTATTAAGTGGGGACGAgtagaaggagatggaggatccATTGTTATCGGTTGTAGGCACGTGAAGGCACTCCGTAGTCTCTTTCTTGACCTCCCTGGACCACGGATCGGACAGCAATTGAGTTACTCGGACTAGAAGCGATAGGAAAGGTGAATTCAACAAATTCTTTCCTGTCCGCATTCTGCGCATCGCATACCAACAATATGATGAAAAACAAGAGAACAAACACCCAACCGCTAGAAGACGCATCTACCGCGCCGGCGACCTTCAATGAcggtcttcctcttccaaaATTAATTGCATTTGACTTGGACTATACATTATGGCCGTTCTGGGTTGATACGCATGTCAGCGCACCCATCAAGCCTCGCGATAACAATTCTCGATGCGTTGACAAGTATGTACCTGATTCAAGCGTTGGTGTCCATCTCCATATCCTCTTACTGACTCAGGACCTTCGCCACAGATGGAACGAATCATTCGCATTCTACCCAGCCGTCTCATCAATTGTGTACTCCTGCAAGACTCGCTCGATTCCCCTTGCGATAGCTTCTCGCACGCATGCTCCAGATTTAGCTCGCGATATGCTGAAGGCGCTCCATATTATCCCGACATTCTCGGACAATCCTGCGGCCAAAACGAAGTCAGTCCGCGCTCTGGATTACTTTGACTACGTCCAGATCTTCCCTGCCACCAAAACACAACACTTTGCGAAAATCCAGCAAGCCAGCGGAATTGCTTACGAGGATATGTTGTTctttgatgacgaggcaCGCAACAAGAACGTCGAGACCGAATTAGGGGTCACCTTCTGTCTGGTCAGAGATGGGATGACCAAGGAAGAAGTTGATCGCGGGGTCTGGGCCTGGAGAAAGCGAAATGGGATCAAACCAGGGGCATAGAAGCAGGGTCACGAAGACGCTTAAGCCAATAAGACGGTATGAGCATTCTGTATATATTTGATTTTATGGTGGGGATGGCGTTAGATTTGGCTGCATTGCACGGCACCGTTAGAACTTAGCTTCAAGATACCCAGAGGGGACAAGATCGCATACTAGGTCAACGATTGTTATTTGAACCATCTTTCTGGAACCGTCTTTATTGCAAATAAAACCTTAGATCGTCTACCAAAACTCTTATCTACGGTAGCTGAGAGGAGACCCATGGCGCAACAGCAATAGGGCGGAGAAGACACGGAACTCTCCCAGATTCCGCAAAAGCTTCCTGATAATCAAATACCATCACGTCAACAATAACCAcaggaaaaaaagagtcCCTCTCCATAAAATTCACACAGCATATCGGGAACAGCCGTTCCTCTTGAACAATGGACCCCAGGACTAGCCAGGCAAGACCTGACACACACCTCAAACCCCCAAATCCACACCAACGCGCCTCCCCCTCATCGTcagcctctccatccccaACACCCCGAGCTCCCGTTGCCGCCCACAATACAGCTACAGTGGCCGAATCCGTAACATTCCAAGGGACACACCCTATCTCGGTCGGCGCAGGGACAGTCATTCATCCACGCGCACGCATCTACTCCTATGACGGGcccgtcatcatcggcgaaGGCTGCATCATCAGCGAAAAGAGCACAATCGGCATCCCGCCGAGCACACCAACTTCACTCCCGCCCACGCCGAAAGAAGTGGTTCCAATACGGATATCGAATGGAGTGACGATCGGTCCGCTCGTGACCGTCTTCCCAGGCGCGCATATCCACTCCTTCGTTACGGTCGAGTCGCTAGCCATCATTAACCGGCGTGTGTCTCTGGGTGCGCATTCCAAGGTCTGTTCGGGCTGTGAGGTTGCGGCGAACACGGTGATAAAGGATTGGACTGTGGTTTGGGGCTCGGGGGCCGGGTCCTGTCAAAGGAGGAAACGGGCTACGGGGAAGATGAGCTCGTCTGTTGTGGCTGGGCAGGACTTGTCGGCGCCGGACGCCAAGGTGGTTGAGGATGCGCGCTTGATAGTATTacagaaggagagggaggtAGTGGCCAGGCTCATTGGGTCGTCTGCATCCGCTGGGGGCAGGAGGAAATGATCTTCTTGGTGCGAGAAATGATATGCACCTCCGTTGATAAGTGCTTCCTTCGTCCGATTGACGTGGACATGGCGTCGAGTCTATTGTTCGAAGGAGAAAGACATATGAGACGGCTATTCTGAACAAACAAGTATATTGGACCTGAGCGAGATTACTGCACATACAAGGGTGCATTTACGATGATATATGATCCTGTCTTTATGTTTGTTATATACCCCAGGTCATACACATGAGATGCGCACCCACATGAGTTAATATGGAGACCGAAGAATTACATGATGGAAATATTCTTTGATTACCGTACAAACCAACAATAGGCATCAtaaacaaaggaaaaggcaTATTTTCGGCTGCCTCATGCCTTGCTGAACCATTATATAGGCATTGGAATATCCATAAATGATGTAAACCAGTCAGATCCTCGAGTAAAGATACATGCACGTCAAAAGGAAACAACAAAAACCGGAGTTTATGTCGATAGAGTGCTCAAGAGCCCCTGGCATGGCCACCTCCTCTCATTCTCTTCCCTCCACTGGCCCCGGCCTCGTTTCCGGCCTCACCGCCGTCTTCTCTTGCCCGCTTGCTCCCTTGAGGGACAAACTGGCGAGCTTGAACATTGAGTCCGCCGCGTCCTCCAGGACTGGACGGATTTTGCCCTTGAGGCGCATTGCTGGCCTGGACGTTCTGATGACCACCTCGGCCAGCTCCTCCACGACCGCCACGGCCACGTTGGAGACCAGTGCCACGCTGGCTTTGCTGGGTTTGagcctgttgctgttgctgtggtTGCTGTTGATCAGTAGGCTGTGGGCCGAATGGATTCTGTTGATGAGAGCCGCCGCGCGCTCCGCCTCGGCCACCTCTAGCGACTGGAAGCCCTGATTGAAGCGCCCTCAAAACACCCCCAGCAGGAGGCTTACTTGGCAGTGATGAGGGCTGCTGTTTATTCTGAGATTGGGCCACTGCGTTTGCGGGTTGATTTGATGCCGGCTTTTGCGCAGGACCGGCTTCTTGTTGCGGCTGTTGTGCTTGCGCATCAGCTTGAGGTTGAGCTTCATCGGGCACAGAGCTGGTGGGGGGAGCAGCGGTCGTTTGCTGGGCGGGAGCGGGAGCAGCAGCTTGTTGGTCTTGGCTTTCGGCTTTTGCGGTAGGTGCCGCCACTGAAGAAGGTGGCGGCACTGTAGCGACTTGCGCTGGAGCGGGAGCAGCAGTCGGTGCGGTTGGTGCAGATGGTGCAGTGGCTGTTGGCTTGGCTCCTTGTGCCTGAACAGGCGGAGCCTTTGTGGTCTTCGCAACCTCCCATACCTCAACGACGGGCTTTTGGGGAGTCTCGGCAGCCGCCTTCGCGATGACATCAAGTTTGGCCTGTGCAGTTCTCAACCGAGTATCAAGCATACTGATACGGACAAGGGTCTTCTTGTCAGATAACTCAACGGCAGATTTGACCTTTTCATCCGTACTCTCCTCATACGCCTTTTTGAGggcttccttctcttcattaaacttcttctccaactctGCACATTCTTGCTTAAgcttttctgtttctttggcGACCTTTGCCCGGATATTGTTACGGACGATCGTTTGAATAGTTTCGTTCTTCGCAACTAGGGCTCTCGCCTGGACATCGGTGAGTTCTGGTAGGTCACCATCCTGCTGTGATGGGGTTGCGGGAGTCTGCTCAGGTTTCGAGACAGGTGTTCCAGGCTCTTGCGGTGCAACCTGTTGATTGGCTGACAATCTTTCAACCTCTTGCCGATGAGCCGCTCTCACTTCCGCCATCTTCTTATTGTACgtctccttgagcttctccacTCTTTCGTTGGCCTTGGTCTCGTACTCGGCATCCTtggcagccaaggcagcatCCTTCTCAGCAAGAGCTGCCTCGAGACGCCGTACCTTCTCCTCTAGCGTCTTCACTCTCTCGTCATCACTTGGCATAGAAGTTTGTGTTGGGAACTGAGAGGCAGGAGTCGAATTGACGCCAGGCGTCTGCTCCACAGTGGGTGCGGTAGGTGCAGGTGcaggtgcagatgatggGGATGGACTTTCAGCCATCTTGGTCTTGAGCTCACTCAGCTCGTTCTTGGTTGTGTTCAGCTCCTCCTGGAtgacctccttctcctgtATCACAGCATTTAGTTCAAGTTGCTTAGCGTTGATGCGGCCAGTGAGTTCCTTAGATCTGGCTTTGAACTGTTCTGTGAGCTTTGTGCGCAGTTCTTGCGTCCTATCCTCAGCATGCTTGAGCTGCTCTGGGAAAGTGGCAGCTTGTGCCTGTAACGTGTCGCGTGTTGAAATAGCCTCGTCtcgttccttctccaaagaGGCGAGCTTCTCCTTTAGCCCTTCCATCTCGGCCGGATCAACGCGATCGTATTTCTGCAGGATGTTCTGTGTACGTTGCTGCCAGCGGTCCCGGTCAGCCTGTAGAAGCTTCATTTCCCCATCCTTCGTCTCCACAACGTTTTCCAGTTCCCTGATACGAGTCTCCAAAGGCTCAATCTGCCGCAAAAGTTCATCAACCCGCGTAGATTTCTCCGCGAGAGCAGTTTCGGCCTGTTTGACTTGGTTACGCAGCGTAACGCTGCTCTCACGGAAAAGATTGAGTTCGTTCAATGTTTCCATGAGCTTATTATGGCTCAAAGCAGTGTGCTCACTATCCGCAGCTGCACGGCGTTGCTGCTCCAGCTTGAGACGAGCCTCATCCAGCTGAGACTGTGTGTAATCGAGCTGCTGGCGGAGACGCTTGGCCTCCTGTGTGGAGAGGTGGTATTGCACATCgacgatctccttctcgcgTCGCAAGAATTTGATAACCTCCTGAAGACCCTCCAGATTTGGTGCTGTTGTCCCTTCATCCTGCTCACTCTCCGGAATATTGGCGCGATCCTTCTGCAGAGCGGCGATCTGGCTGGAGATGCCTTCAAGCTGAGTATGCAGCAAGTTGTTTTGATGCAGAACTTCTTCACGACGCTTCTGTAATTCTGTAAGCTCACTTTCGTAGCGTTCTTTGAGTTCACTCCagctttcttctttctgtgCAAGGTCCTTCTTGTAGGTATCGGCCTGAGTTCGAGATTCAACTAGCTCCAGCTTCAATTGATTGACCTCTGCACGAACGGCTTGTAGGTTCTTCGCCGCCTCGGCATGCTTAAGCAATTCACTTTCGTAATTTTGCTGCGCGCGCTGGGCAATTTCTGCCTGGGCCTTAAGATCATCCTGGTGGAACTGAGCCGCCGCAATTTGACGTTCGTTTTCTTCCTTCAGTCTTGTAATTTCGGCCTCCAAagcagccttctgttcctccAAGCGGCGTCCAGCTTCACCTTGTTCATCCCGAAGCTTAGAAAGCTCGTTGTTTGTTGTAGAAAGTTCCGATGAAATCTCCTCGATCCGTGCCTCAAGGTCCtgaattttcttctccttctcctccacaaGACGCTCAGTCTCTTCCCTATATTGTTCTTGTGTCTCGGTGACTGACTGCAGGCGCTCCTCAGTCTCCTGGCTAATGGTCTTGTAAACTTCGACCTGCTCCTTAGCGTGCTCGAGTTCACCCTTAGCCAATTCTAAGTCACGCTTCAGTTCGGAAACCTGAATGCCTAGTTCCTGTTCGCGGGTCAAACCAGTATCCGGGACGCCTTCTTCTGCCGCCGCAGCCGCCTCGGCCGGGGCAGCTGCGATGCTTGGCCTGGATTGTACGACTTGTAAACGTTCTTCAGCACTCCGTAGCTCAACTGTCAACTCATCCACTCTGGTCTGCAAATGATCCCGAGTTGTCTTGGTGGCAACCAATTCCTCCCGAACCGAGCTCAAACTTGCCACAAGGTCATCTATCCGCTTCTGGCTCTGCTCATGCTCATATTCCCTGCGGAGAGCAGCCTTCTTTGACTCTTCAACCTCGGAATTAAGCTTACGTTTCGTTGACTGCAACTCGGACTCCAAAGATTCGACGCTGAGTTGTAAACGACGGCGACTCTCAGCATCAGTATGCTCCCGCTCGTTCAGGATGGTTTGCAGATTGGCATTGAGAGAATCGAGCCTACTGCGTTCATTCCGCAGCACCTCATTGTCCTCGATCAGCCTCTTCTCGATATTCTTCCAAAGGTCCTTCTCAGCTTTCAGGTTTGCGTTCTCACGCTGAAGGCTTTCGACGAGACCCTTGGTCTCAACCaaatcttcagcagcctgctgGGTCCTCAGGTCTTGTCGGTTGGCGTTCTCTAGCAGAGCAGCATAGCGTTTCTGCAGCTCTGCATTCTCATTCTTCAACATATTGAAATTGCTCTGCAAAAGCTCGGCTCGCTGAGTGGCAGCGCCAAGCTGACTGCTTGAGCGACTAATCTCGCTCAGCAATTCACTATTTTTCCGTGTTAATTCATTGACTTGCTGTTTCAAAGCGGCATGGTCGGTTGCAGACTCCTCCCGGAAGCTGTCAAAGTGGGCTTGCACCTTGCGCAATAACTCCGCATAGTCGGGCACGTCTCTCCCTTGGTCGTCAACGTTCGGTGGGACCGCACCAAGAGGAAGCGACTGGGAGAATGCAGAAGCATCTCCAACCGTTTGACGACGTCTTGTCAGCATGCTGCGGAAGGTATCCCGCTCCTTCACGTAGCTCTTAGTCTGAGCAACGAGATTGGCAATTTCATCACGGTACGTCTGCACACGAATTCtgagctccttcagctcctcctgctcctgttgtCGAACTGCATCCTTTTCACGAGCTTCTGCTCCCTCCATCTTATCGCCGAGTTCCCTCAGCATTCGCCGAAGTGTGACGTTCTGCTCCTGAAGCTCATGCAGATCCTTGAACGTTGTTAGATGACGACTGATAAATCGACCGGTTGGGTTAAGTTCCGCCGACGAGTCGTCGATTTCCTTGCGGGCTATCTTCTCGAGTTCATCCCTGTCGTATGTggtttctccttctttcaaGACAGCTACTTCCATAACCAGAACCTTGATTTGAGCGCTCAAGTCACGAAGTTGTTGACGTAAAATATCCCCTTCGCGAGCCAATCCCTCTACCTGGCCCTGCCACTTTCGTGCCTCCTTTGTTGCAtcgtctctttcctttccggCTGTCTCGAGGATATTAGACATTTCGACAACGGCATTTTCAAGTCGTGCGTGGTCAGCCCGCAATTCGTCAATCTCCGGTTTGCTGGCTTCAAGCTCCTGAACCATCTCATCGAGGGTGGCTTTGAGTTCCTGGCTGGTCTTTTGTTCTGCAGCAAGCATCGTTCGCATCTTATCATACTCGGTATACATTTGAGTGAGAGTAAGACCTCCTTTGGAGCGCGAGGTCCTGGGAGAGAATGCGCCACTGGGAGTTCCAGGACGGACAGGCGTACTGGGTCCTGTACCATTCAAGCCACGAGCCGGGCTCATGGATCTTCCTGCAGTAGCACCTTCCGACTGCAATTGAGTAACAGTCAACTCTAGTTCAGCGACACGGCGTTCGGCAGCCTCCTTGTCAGCGTGCTCTGTTTCGATCTCAACGCGGAGTCGAGAGATCTCTTCGGCCGCATCGTCTCTTGCTTTTTCTAGAGCGAGCTGACACTCCTGCACACGCTGCTTGGCAGTCTGCGCGGCATTTCCTTGCAATTCAGCCAGACGATTAGTGCTATCCAGTTCGATTCTGAAAGACTCAGCCGCCTGGATAGCCTCCTCCT contains:
- a CDS encoding Mg-dependent acid phosphatase; the protein is MMKNKRTNTQPLEDASTAPATFNDGLPLPKLIAFDLDYTLWPFWVDTHVSAPIKPRDNNSRCVDKWNESFAFYPAVSSIVYSCKTRSIPLAIASRTHAPDLARDMLKALHIIPTFSDNPAAKTKSVRALDYFDYVQIFPATKTQHFAKIQQASGIAYEDMLFFDDEARNKNVETELGVTFCLVRDGMTKEEVDRGVWAWRKRNGIKPGA
- a CDS encoding transferase hexapeptide domain protein, which produces MDPRTSQARPDTHLKPPNPHQRASPSSSASPSPTPRAPVAAHNTATVAESVTFQGTHPISVGAGTVIHPRARIYSYDGPVIIGEGCIISEKSTIGIPPSTPTSLPPTPKEVVPIRISNGVTIGPLVTVFPGAHIHSFVTVESLAIINRRVSLGAHSKVCSGCEVAANTVIKDWTVVWGSGAGSCQRRKRATGKMSSSVVAGQDLSAPDAKVVEDARLIVLQKEREVVARLIGSSASAGGRRK
- a CDS encoding putative filament-forming protein (Tpr/p270), whose translation is MATATVELPYLASHYAIAESTLTTLTQAPTVELVNQLLEAITKKAHEYDELKSDKLRLEVELENAVRSSDSKIKVLKSSVEKSHTEVEEARKKLHESENARSALESEIATLKSSTTSNESEVNTLKSRISSLEASNRDTLGLLESKSAAYDKLAEELSAQHKRTIELRRELATAEQNLQAANSASASARFREQSLQQELDLTKKNNEWFETELKTKSAEYLKFRKEKTARIAELQRENEEANSTIDSLRRSENALKSRLDEVEQRYEESLSSIQQLKEEAIQAAESFRIELDSTNRLAELQGNAAQTAKQRVQECQLALEKARDDAAEEISRLRVEIETEHADKEAAERRVAELELTVTQLQSEGATAGRSMSPARGLNGTGPSTPVRPGTPSGAFSPRTSRSKGGLTLTQMYTEYDKMRTMLAAEQKTSQELKATLDEMVQELEASKPEIDELRADHARLENAVVEMSNILETAGKERDDATKEARKWQGQVEGLAREGDILRQQLRDLSAQIKVLVMEVAVLKEGETTYDRDELEKIARKEIDDSSAELNPTGRFISRHLTTFKDLHELQEQNVTLRRMLRELGDKMEGAEAREKDAVRQQEQEELKELRIRVQTYRDEIANLVAQTKSYVKERDTFRSMLTRRRQTVGDASAFSQSLPLGAVPPNVDDQGRDVPDYAELLRKVQAHFDSFREESATDHAALKQQVNELTRKNSELLSEISRSSSQLGAATQRAELLQSNFNMLKNENAELQKRYAALLENANRQDLRTQQAAEDLVETKGLVESLQRENANLKAEKDLWKNIEKRLIEDNEVLRNERSRLDSLNANLQTILNEREHTDAESRRRLQLSVESLESELQSTKRKLNSEVEESKKAALRREYEHEQSQKRIDDLVASLSSVREELVATKTTRDHLQTRVDELTVELRSAEERLQVVQSRPSIAAAPAEAAAAAEEGVPDTGLTREQELGIQVSELKRDLELAKGELEHAKEQVEVYKTISQETEERLQSVTETQEQYREETERLVEEKEKKIQDLEARIEEISSELSTTNNELSKLRDEQGEAGRRLEEQKAALEAEITRLKEENERQIAAAQFHQDDLKAQAEIAQRAQQNYESELLKHAEAAKNLQAVRAEVNQLKLELVESRTQADTYKKDLAQKEESWSELKERYESELTELQKRREEVLHQNNLLHTQLEGISSQIAALQKDRANIPESEQDEGTTAPNLEGLQEVIKFLRREKEIVDVQYHLSTQEAKRLRQQLDYTQSQLDEARLKLEQQRRAAADSEHTALSHNKLMETLNELNLFRESSVTLRNQVKQAETALAEKSTRVDELLRQIEPLETRIRELENVVETKDGEMKLLQADRDRWQQRTQNILQKYDRVDPAEMEGLKEKLASLEKERDEAISTRDTLQAQAATFPEQLKHAEDRTQELRTKLTEQFKARSKELTGRINAKQLELNAVIQEKEVIQEELNTTKNELSELKTKMAESPSPSSAPAPAPTAPTVEQTPGVNSTPASQFPTQTSMPSDDERVKTLEEKVRRLEAALAEKDAALAAKDAEYETKANERVEKLKETYNKKMAEVRAAHRQEVERLSANQQVAPQEPGTPVSKPEQTPATPSQQDGDLPELTDVQARALVAKNETIQTIVRNNIRAKVAKETEKLKQECAELEKKFNEEKEALKKAYEESTDEKVKSAVELSDKKTLVRISMLDTRLRTAQAKLDVIAKAAAETPQKPVVEVWEVAKTTKAPPVQAQGAKPTATAPSAPTAPTAAPAPAQVATVPPPSSVAAPTAKAESQDQQAAAPAPAQQTTAAPPTSSVPDEAQPQADAQAQQPQQEAGPAQKPASNQPANAVAQSQNKQQPSSLPSKPPAGGVLRALQSGLPVARGGRGGARGGSHQQNPFGPQPTDQQQPQQQQQAQTQQSQRGTGLQRGRGGRGGAGRGGHQNVQASNAPQGQNPSSPGGRGGLNVQARQFVPQGSKRAREDGGEAGNEAGASGGKRMRGGGHARGS